A stretch of the Pogona vitticeps strain Pit_001003342236 chromosome 8, PviZW2.1, whole genome shotgun sequence genome encodes the following:
- the PGAM2 gene encoding phosphoglycerate mutase 2 — MPTHRLVIVRHGESTWNQENRFCGWFDAELSDKGKEEAQRGALAVKEAGYEFDICYTSVLKRAIRTLWYIMDGIDQMWLPVIRTWRLNERHYGGLTGLNKAETAAKHGEEQVKIWRRSYDIPPPPMDEKHPYYQIISKARRYAALKPGELPSCESLKDTIARALPFWNEEIAPQIKAGKRVLIAAHGNSLRGIVKHLEGMSDAAIMELNLPTGIPIVYELDDNLKPTKPMQFLGDEETVRKAMEAVAAQGKVKK, encoded by the exons ATGCCGACCCACCGCCTTGTGATTGTCCGGCATGGCGAGAGCACCTGGAACCAGGAGAACCGTTTCTGCGGCTGGTTTGACGCCGAATTGAGTGACAAGGGCAAGGAAGAAGCCCAGCGCGGAGCCTTGGCTGTCAAAGAGGCCGGCTATGAGTTCGACATCTGCTACACTTCGGTCTTGAAAAGGGCCATCCGCACCCTCTGGTACATCATGGATGGCATCGACCAGATGTGGCTGCCCGTGATCCGCACCTGGCGCCTCAATGAGCGCCATTATGGGGGGCTGACAGGCCTCAACAAGGCAGAGACGGCAGCCAAGCATGGGGAGGAGCAGGTCAAGATCTGGAGGCGCTCCTATGACATCCCACCACCCCCCATGGATGAAAAGCACCCTTACTATCAAATCATCAGCAAG GCTCGGCGCTATGCTGCTTTGAAGCCTGGAGAGCTGCCTTCTTGTGAGAGCTTGAAGGACACAATTGCCCGTGCCTTGCCCTTCTGGAATGAAGAGATTGCACCTCAGATCAAAGCTGGAAAGAGAGTCTTGATTGCTGCCCATGGCAACAGCCTTCGGGGAATTGTCAAGCACTTGGAAG GAATGTCTGATGCAGCCATCATGGAACTGAACCTCCCAACTGGAATTCCCATCGTCTATGAGTTGGATGACAACCTGAAACCTACAAAGCCCATGCAGTTCCTGGGCGATGAAGAGACCGTGAGGAAGGCCATGGAGGCTGTGGCAGCCCAGGGCAAAGTCAAAAAGTGA